One Micromonospora sp. WMMD812 genomic window carries:
- a CDS encoding RNA methyltransferase: MPPATRVPGPSVTPAGVRQNRRVPVHQITDPDDERIADYRALTDVELRTRWEPPHGLFIAEGELVLRRALRAGYPARSYLVDAKRVDQLADLDTGDTPVYAASPEVLQQATGFHVHRGVLASFHRRPLPTAAEVLAAASRVVILEDVNNHTNLGAIFRGAAALGVDAVLLSPTCADPLYRRSVRVSMGEVFAIPYAKLEPWPGGLAQVRAAGFTVLALTPAADALPIQRLDPAQRARAALLFGAEGAGLTAAAQSASDVRVAIPMRRGVDSLNVAAAAAVAFWELGRDDPPYGDG; this comes from the coding sequence GTGCCGCCTGCCACGCGGGTTCCGGGGCCGTCCGTCACCCCGGCGGGCGTCCGGCAGAATCGTCGGGTGCCCGTCCACCAGATCACCGACCCGGACGACGAGCGGATCGCCGACTACCGGGCGCTGACCGACGTCGAGCTGCGGACCCGCTGGGAGCCGCCGCACGGGCTGTTCATCGCCGAGGGGGAGCTGGTGCTGCGCCGCGCGCTGCGGGCCGGCTACCCGGCGCGGTCGTACCTGGTGGACGCCAAGCGGGTCGACCAGCTCGCCGACCTGGACACCGGCGACACGCCCGTCTACGCGGCGTCGCCGGAGGTGCTGCAACAGGCCACCGGTTTCCACGTCCACCGGGGCGTCCTGGCGTCGTTCCACCGCCGGCCGCTGCCCACGGCCGCCGAGGTGCTCGCCGCGGCCAGTCGCGTGGTGATTTTGGAGGACGTCAACAACCACACCAACCTCGGCGCGATCTTCCGGGGCGCGGCCGCGCTCGGCGTCGACGCCGTGCTGCTCTCGCCGACCTGCGCCGACCCGCTCTACCGGCGCAGCGTCCGGGTCAGCATGGGTGAGGTCTTCGCCATCCCGTACGCCAAGCTGGAGCCCTGGCCGGGCGGCCTGGCCCAGGTCCGGGCGGCCGGCTTCACGGTGCTGGCGCTGACCCCGGCGGCCGACGCGCTGCCGATCCAGCGGCTCGACCCGGCGCAGCGGGCCCGCGCGGCACTGCTCTTCGGCGCCGAGGGCGCCGGGCTGACCGCGGCGGCGCAGAGCGCCAGCGACGTGCGGGTGGCCATTCCGATGCGGCGCGGAGTCGACTCGCTGAACGTCGCCGCCGCCGCGGCGGTCGCGTTCTGGGAACTCGGGCGCGACGACCCGCCGTACGGCGACGGATAG